From a single Gimesia fumaroli genomic region:
- a CDS encoding VOC family protein, translating into MPIEPVFKSASPYQDDVLSLPITDLDSTSNWYAKHFGMTEIERHDAPVPTVVLERDGTRLGFAINGGDPSQDGAAILVTNIQQVKDEMESNGVSIANWCIDNRDGQKLQVFFVVAPDGLCYYFHEPIDPT; encoded by the coding sequence ATGCCAATCGAACCCGTTTTCAAGTCCGCCTCACCGTACCAAGATGACGTCTTGTCGTTACCGATCACCGATCTCGATTCGACCTCCAACTGGTACGCCAAACACTTTGGCATGACGGAGATCGAACGACACGACGCCCCTGTACCAACGGTAGTACTCGAAAGGGACGGGACACGTCTCGGATTCGCTATAAACGGTGGTGACCCGTCGCAGGATGGCGCCGCAATACTTGTAACAAACATCCAACAAGTTAAAGACGAAATGGAATCAAACGGCGTCTCGATTGCCAATTGGTGCATCGACAATCGGGACGGTCAAAAACTACAAGTGTTTTTCGTAGTCGCGCCAGACGGTTTGTGCTATTACTTCCATGAACCAATTGATCCGACATGA
- a CDS encoding TlpA family protein disulfide reductase translates to MQKFLITGIVFFYLIASNAASGADPLPVFPRNPSLWINSPPVSTEMFKGKAIMLYFFEEGCPRCLAKWPELMNFSKKLNGEPILFIAVNSGTPRNQLLSYVRTSRINLPILIDEDRSFETACGVPEISLDNIWQLRIITADGKLTTGNVSQLEEVARKALESASWNLDPKEIPASLKNTWVNVEFGNYSAAAKMILKNQTSGKIEVKNAAQKMLEYVNNQLNEELKSANSDLEMEYKWNAFKKYSNILQRFKGYEIPEEVGQNLRTLNADEKIQVELAAQKRFSLAERAFSSRSISSRKKAMIILKKLVLEHPETEAGKKAEAAIEKIEGSSVLK, encoded by the coding sequence ATGCAAAAGTTCTTGATTACTGGTATTGTTTTCTTCTATTTGATTGCCAGTAATGCAGCCAGTGGTGCTGATCCTCTACCCGTATTTCCTCGCAATCCTTCTCTGTGGATCAACTCCCCCCCTGTCTCAACAGAAATGTTCAAAGGAAAAGCAATCATGCTCTATTTCTTTGAAGAGGGTTGCCCGCGTTGTCTGGCAAAGTGGCCGGAACTAATGAATTTCTCAAAAAAACTGAATGGGGAACCCATTCTATTTATCGCTGTCAACTCGGGAACTCCACGCAATCAACTTTTATCTTATGTGCGAACCTCTCGCATCAATTTGCCTATTCTGATCGACGAAGATCGATCGTTTGAAACGGCATGTGGCGTTCCTGAAATCTCTCTGGATAACATCTGGCAATTGCGAATTATCACTGCCGATGGAAAACTGACAACAGGCAATGTCAGCCAACTGGAAGAAGTGGCAAGGAAAGCATTAGAAAGTGCAAGTTGGAATCTTGACCCGAAAGAGATTCCTGCCAGCTTGAAAAATACCTGGGTCAATGTTGAGTTCGGTAACTATTCCGCAGCGGCGAAGATGATCCTGAAAAATCAGACAAGTGGAAAGATAGAGGTTAAAAATGCTGCACAAAAGATGCTTGAATATGTCAACAACCAATTGAACGAAGAACTAAAGAGTGCCAATTCCGACCTTGAAATGGAATATAAATGGAATGCATTCAAGAAATATTCCAACATTCTTCAACGATTCAAAGGGTACGAAATTCCCGAGGAAGTAGGGCAGAACCTTAGAACTCTCAACGCCGATGAAAAAATTCAAGTTGAACTCGCCGCTCAAAAACGCTTTTCTCTTGCAGAACGTGCTTTCAGTTCACGCTCAATATCAAGCCGTAAAAAAGCAATGATCATCCTGAAAAAACTTGTTTTGGAACACCCTGAAACCGAAGCGGGTAAAAAGGCAGAAGCAGCCATCGAAAAAATAGAAGGTTCGAGTGTTCTTAAATAG
- a CDS encoding DUF7639 domain-containing protein, which produces MSETEKSIEAQNHIEIEGNLYRCKIRCVLEFRVGTLDLCFFYLLENGEIYFKQQRLSFSEFSSLFEKGKITASPPEEGVLNIPDLMWAEFSNALFQDHNEDFLLEIQDELSMLQGKPGAVELCKQAFCIYQKEPTPDKKQALRVAYDNVPEHLRCWLGSFDIKDSEIRDALK; this is translated from the coding sequence ATGTCAGAAACTGAGAAAAGTATCGAAGCCCAAAACCACATTGAAATCGAGGGAAACCTATACCGCTGCAAAATTCGATGCGTATTGGAATTCAGAGTCGGCACACTTGATCTTTGCTTCTTTTATTTGCTTGAAAATGGAGAGATTTATTTTAAACAACAACGATTGAGTTTCTCTGAGTTTTCCTCTCTGTTTGAGAAGGGAAAAATCACGGCGTCTCCTCCAGAGGAGGGAGTATTAAATATCCCTGATCTTATGTGGGCCGAATTTTCCAATGCACTTTTTCAAGATCATAACGAAGACTTCCTACTTGAAATTCAAGACGAGCTTAGTATGCTGCAAGGCAAACCAGGTGCTGTGGAATTATGCAAACAGGCATTCTGCATTTATCAAAAAGAACCAACTCCTGACAAAAAACAAGCTTTAAGAGTAGCTTACGATAATGTACCAGAACATCTTCGGTGTTGGCTGGGAAGTTTTGATATCAAGGATTCTGAAATTCGTGACGCATTAAAATAA
- a CDS encoding efflux RND transporter periplasmic adaptor subunit, which translates to MTPSRVHLPPGGIATLKSHLKSRQLRSTVLLCCFCISLFGCSQQPTAPAQQALPTVTVAKPVTKQIVEWDAYTGRLEAVDFVEIRARVSGYLQSTHFDEGQIVDKGDLLFIIDPRPYQAELNGAQATLSQSKSQLVLANAKLEEAKAQHQQSEAQLGLSTAQLKRARSLKVKNVTTQDELDQQEAAYLQAKADFEASQAGISSAKATIETAMAVIEAAKAEIEAAQLNLDYTQIYAPVSGRISRKHVTEGNLINGGTTNSSLLTTITSVKPIYCNFDANEQDVLKYIRQAQAGKRASSREAKNPVFLGLVDEAGFPHKGHMDFVDNRFDADTASMRARCVFPNTDQVLFPGMFARIRIPGSASYKAVLIPDSAVGTDQSAQYVYLVADSVVQRRIVKLGPIVDGLRVVREGLKGDETLIIEGLLQARPEMKVQTQEGVIEVVEDGLPDDYEPLPPEQWISPDPDPVPEKVTSLIQAQGDVQ; encoded by the coding sequence ATGACACCCAGCAGGGTTCACCTGCCGCCTGGAGGCATAGCTACTTTGAAAAGTCACCTGAAATCTCGACAGCTAAGAAGCACAGTGCTCCTGTGCTGTTTTTGCATCAGTCTCTTCGGCTGCAGCCAACAGCCAACAGCTCCTGCGCAGCAAGCTTTGCCTACAGTCACCGTTGCGAAACCGGTCACGAAACAGATTGTCGAATGGGATGCCTACACAGGTCGACTTGAAGCCGTCGATTTCGTTGAGATACGCGCCCGAGTCAGTGGATATTTACAGTCAACCCACTTTGACGAAGGACAGATCGTCGACAAAGGCGATCTGCTTTTTATCATTGATCCGCGCCCCTATCAGGCAGAACTCAACGGAGCACAAGCCACTTTGAGTCAATCCAAATCTCAGCTGGTCCTGGCAAATGCGAAGTTGGAAGAAGCCAAAGCCCAACATCAGCAATCAGAAGCACAGTTGGGTTTATCAACGGCACAACTAAAACGTGCACGCTCATTGAAGGTAAAGAATGTCACTACTCAGGATGAGCTCGATCAACAGGAAGCCGCTTACCTACAGGCCAAAGCAGACTTTGAAGCAAGCCAGGCCGGAATCAGTTCGGCGAAAGCTACGATCGAAACAGCAATGGCCGTCATTGAAGCAGCGAAAGCAGAAATCGAAGCAGCTCAGCTCAATTTAGACTACACGCAAATCTATGCCCCGGTTTCCGGTCGAATCAGCCGAAAGCATGTCACCGAAGGAAACCTGATTAACGGCGGTACGACCAATTCAAGCCTGCTGACCACAATCACATCGGTGAAGCCAATTTACTGTAATTTCGATGCGAACGAGCAGGATGTCCTGAAATACATCCGACAGGCACAAGCGGGAAAACGCGCCAGCTCTCGCGAGGCCAAGAACCCCGTCTTTCTAGGGCTGGTCGATGAAGCCGGCTTTCCCCACAAGGGACACATGGACTTTGTTGACAACCGATTTGATGCCGATACAGCCAGTATGCGAGCCAGGTGCGTCTTTCCGAATACAGATCAGGTACTTTTTCCGGGAATGTTTGCACGAATTCGGATTCCTGGCAGCGCTTCTTACAAAGCGGTTCTGATTCCTGATTCGGCCGTCGGCACTGATCAATCGGCGCAGTATGTCTATCTCGTCGCTGATAGTGTCGTCCAGCGTCGCATCGTCAAACTCGGTCCGATTGTGGATGGTCTCCGCGTTGTACGTGAAGGGCTAAAAGGAGATGAAACGCTGATCATCGAAGGTTTGCTGCAGGCGCGACCGGAGATGAAGGTTCAAACCCAGGAAGGTGTGATTGAAGTCGTCGAAGACGGTTTGCCTGATGACTATGAACCGCTGCCTCCCGAGCAATGGATCTCTCCCGATCCCGATCCTGTTCCGGAAAAGGTGACGTCTCTGATTCAAGCACAAGGGGACGTTCAATGA
- a CDS encoding response regulator transcription factor: MLTSTDLIRVVLVDDHKILLDSLVSRFQRNPDIEVVGSATNADDGLALILETEPDVVILDVELPGSASFDIAEEISSRLKNTKMIFLTGYLTDIFIELALRANAKGYLLKGEPIESLIHAIKKASRGEYCFSQSVQERLVFDQDKNRYSIQSKSMLTSLTSRQIEVLRHLANGMSVKEVARSMFLSEKSIDSHKYRIMNKLGIHDRVELARYSIREGLTLP; the protein is encoded by the coding sequence ATGCTTACTTCAACAGATTTGATTCGAGTCGTCTTGGTCGATGATCACAAGATTCTGTTAGACTCACTCGTCTCCAGGTTTCAGCGAAACCCTGATATAGAAGTTGTCGGTTCAGCCACGAATGCCGACGATGGGCTGGCGTTGATTCTGGAGACAGAACCCGATGTTGTTATCTTGGATGTAGAATTACCTGGAAGTGCGTCATTTGATATTGCCGAAGAGATTAGCTCTCGACTGAAAAATACAAAAATGATTTTTCTGACAGGCTATCTTACAGACATCTTTATTGAGCTGGCTTTGAGAGCTAATGCGAAAGGTTACTTACTCAAAGGCGAGCCGATTGAATCATTGATCCATGCCATTAAAAAGGCCTCTCGCGGAGAATACTGTTTTTCGCAATCGGTTCAGGAACGCCTGGTCTTTGACCAAGACAAAAATCGGTACTCGATTCAGTCAAAAAGTATGCTGACCTCTCTGACTTCCCGACAGATTGAAGTGCTCAGGCATCTTGCCAATGGGATGAGTGTGAAAGAAGTCGCCCGCTCCATGTTCCTCTCGGAGAAATCGATCGACAGCCACAAATATCGAATTATGAACAAACTGGGAATCCATGATCGTGTCGAACTGGCTCGGTATTCGATCCGTGAAGGTTTGACTCTGCCTTAA
- a CDS encoding polyamine aminopropyltransferase, whose translation MEPPIFEILACEPTELGILCLRRRELLCEPGTIVTEVTLDHEFLMSSYLTASEKALSEISLQMHSGSRLRVLVGGLGLGYTAWTAQESDQVSQCEVIEFLPQVLSWLEQGLVPLSDKLNADNRLKVTQGDIYQQLASPPEQKYDLILIDVDHSPDERLDKASGKFYTADGLQRAKLHLEADGILGVWSYAESSRFVDALHEVFREVRIEPVTVFNNLINVEQTDWLFFARD comes from the coding sequence ATGGAACCTCCTATCTTCGAAATCCTCGCCTGCGAACCCACCGAGCTCGGCATACTGTGTCTGCGGCGTCGCGAGTTGCTGTGTGAGCCAGGCACGATTGTCACTGAGGTTACGCTCGACCATGAATTTCTGATGAGCAGTTACCTGACGGCCTCCGAGAAGGCACTGTCGGAAATCTCGCTGCAGATGCACTCCGGATCCCGCCTGCGCGTTCTGGTCGGAGGCCTCGGCCTGGGTTACACCGCCTGGACAGCGCAGGAATCCGATCAAGTTTCACAATGCGAGGTGATTGAGTTTCTTCCGCAGGTGCTCAGCTGGCTGGAGCAGGGACTGGTCCCACTGTCAGACAAGTTGAACGCAGACAACCGGCTCAAAGTGACTCAGGGTGACATCTATCAGCAACTCGCCAGTCCGCCGGAACAGAAGTATGACCTGATTCTCATCGACGTGGATCATTCACCGGATGAGAGACTGGACAAAGCCAGCGGTAAATTTTACACGGCCGATGGATTGCAGCGTGCGAAGCTTCATCTTGAAGCAGATGGGATTCTCGGCGTCTGGTCGTACGCAGAGAGTTCACGGTTTGTCGATGCGCTGCACGAGGTGTTCCGCGAAGTTCGTATTGAACCCGTGACCGTTTTCAATAATCTGATCAACGTAGAGCAGACAGACTGGCTGTTTTTTGCTCGTGACTAA
- a CDS encoding class I SAM-dependent methyltransferase — MPLVEIELLNHDSFLPDEIVAFLHEADLRVSQILQASPRRAPGFVPSDYKTVYHALQAITVGNLAPGNSFCEWGSGFGVVASLAAMLEFMACGIEIEEELVDASRRLADDFGLPVEFVQGSFIPSGAESCAEEAYVDNNATYSWLITDAEDGYEELQLDLDEFDVVFAYPWPGEDYLISSLFEKYAAEGALLLTYDYPESVYLRRKVRECSGGD, encoded by the coding sequence GTGCCATTAGTGGAAATTGAACTCTTGAATCACGATTCGTTCTTGCCCGACGAGATCGTTGCCTTTCTTCACGAAGCAGATTTGAGAGTCAGCCAGATTCTCCAGGCTAGTCCACGCCGCGCGCCTGGTTTCGTACCCAGTGATTACAAAACGGTTTACCACGCTCTGCAAGCCATCACCGTCGGGAATCTTGCCCCCGGAAATTCGTTCTGCGAATGGGGAAGTGGTTTCGGCGTGGTAGCCTCGTTAGCCGCGATGCTTGAATTTATGGCCTGTGGCATTGAGATTGAGGAAGAGCTGGTCGATGCATCCCGCAGGTTGGCAGATGACTTTGGACTGCCCGTGGAGTTCGTTCAAGGCAGCTTCATTCCCTCGGGTGCCGAATCCTGTGCCGAGGAAGCCTATGTCGACAACAACGCCACGTATTCCTGGCTCATCACAGATGCGGAAGATGGATACGAAGAACTGCAACTTGACCTCGATGAATTTGATGTCGTTTTTGCCTATCCCTGGCCCGGTGAAGACTATTTGATCTCGAGTTTGTTCGAGAAATATGCCGCCGAGGGGGCACTGTTGCTGACGTACGACTACCCTGAGTCAGTGTACCTTCGACGGAAAGTGAGAGAATGCTCTGGTGGTGATTGA
- a CDS encoding class I SAM-dependent methyltransferase, with protein sequence MMGNNFQNVLNFYETYEEHSRLCKPTGQLEFERTIDIIERYIPESSSTLLDIGGGTGPYSCYLANKGHDVHLVDPVHKHVVLAQQASESQPENPILTCTVGDARKLDFDNDFADAVLLLGPLYHLTERHERICALRESFRILKAGGVVFAVGISRFASVLSGMISETFTDPDFFAIVQQDLKDGQHRNVPGKSYFTDSFFHLPSELEEEVSEAEFRVEAMLAIEGPAWILNNLENHLSERAKKQKLMQVLGLIERDPALMASSLHFMAIGRKS encoded by the coding sequence ATGATGGGAAACAATTTTCAGAACGTTCTCAACTTTTATGAGACATATGAAGAACACAGCCGACTGTGCAAGCCAACAGGCCAGCTTGAGTTCGAAAGGACTATAGATATTATTGAACGCTATATTCCTGAATCGTCCTCAACTTTGTTGGATATAGGCGGCGGTACAGGTCCGTATTCGTGTTACCTAGCCAATAAGGGCCATGATGTCCATCTGGTCGACCCTGTACACAAGCATGTTGTCCTTGCCCAGCAGGCATCGGAATCGCAGCCGGAAAATCCAATCCTTACATGCACCGTCGGTGATGCTCGCAAACTTGATTTTGACAATGATTTTGCCGACGCTGTACTCCTGCTGGGGCCGCTTTATCACCTTACGGAACGCCATGAGAGAATATGTGCTCTTCGAGAGTCATTCCGGATATTGAAGGCAGGGGGAGTTGTCTTTGCTGTTGGCATATCCCGTTTTGCATCTGTTCTGAGCGGCATGATATCAGAAACATTCACAGACCCTGATTTCTTTGCAATCGTTCAACAGGATCTCAAAGATGGCCAGCACCGTAATGTACCGGGCAAATCATATTTCACCGATTCGTTTTTCCATTTACCAAGTGAATTGGAAGAGGAAGTATCGGAGGCTGAATTCAGAGTAGAAGCTATGCTTGCTATTGAAGGACCTGCCTGGATTCTGAATAACCTTGAAAACCACCTGTCCGAAAGAGCCAAGAAGCAGAAGTTGATGCAGGTACTTGGCCTAATTGAAAGAGATCCAGCTTTGATGGCTTCGAGTCTTCACTTCATGGCTATTGGGAGAAAAAGTTAA
- a CDS encoding IS4 family transposase, whose protein sequence is MPFISASRLNAASFSLFKRSMMQNASLPLADVIDDQGWQQIFDEHKINFGSDEDDVYTPAITLWALISQVFFSGEQRSCKAAVIRVASLCAALGRRVCSTNTSAYCRARLKIPFIVIRDIVQQIAADAEAACDQNRVQTREQSAARLSPSSIADVKSRSTGGRILLVDGFTITTADTPKNQRAYPQNPTQKPGLGFPVLRCVSLISMTTGLLVDLVSGPYSGKGSGETALFWQMRDALRPGDTLVADSYYCTYWLVSACRARGVQILMKNHHLRDDHPQNARRLSKRERLVTWSRPLQRPAWMTRQEFWQQPLTLTLRLVDVQTNQPGYRAKTFTIATSITDRKASPARWIAAMYQSRWLIELDIRSIKCSLGMDILRAKSPDMVLTELWSCLLAYNLIRFKMLQSSLSTDRDPRSLSFATTQQMLAASWLLGAVTKLTDELVALGQQVPSSERVGHRTGRTEPRANKRRTKVLALLKQPRYHYHQQRRTIV, encoded by the coding sequence ATGCCATTTATATCAGCTTCCCGTTTGAATGCAGCATCATTTTCTCTTTTCAAACGCTCGATGATGCAAAATGCTTCGCTTCCGCTGGCCGATGTGATCGATGACCAGGGCTGGCAGCAGATCTTCGATGAACACAAAATCAATTTTGGTTCCGACGAGGATGACGTTTACACACCCGCAATCACGCTCTGGGCCTTAATTTCTCAGGTCTTCTTTTCCGGCGAGCAACGCAGCTGTAAAGCGGCCGTGATCCGTGTTGCCAGCCTGTGTGCCGCGCTGGGCCGACGGGTTTGCAGTACGAATACCAGTGCTTATTGTCGGGCGCGACTCAAAATCCCGTTTATCGTCATTCGAGACATTGTCCAACAAATTGCCGCTGATGCGGAAGCGGCCTGTGATCAGAATCGTGTCCAGACCAGAGAGCAGTCGGCGGCACGCCTCAGTCCTTCCAGCATCGCTGATGTGAAATCGCGGAGCACCGGCGGTCGCATTCTGCTGGTTGACGGCTTCACCATCACGACCGCCGATACTCCCAAGAATCAGCGTGCCTATCCACAGAACCCGACTCAGAAACCGGGGCTCGGGTTCCCCGTTCTACGCTGCGTTTCTCTGATCTCGATGACAACCGGACTGCTGGTGGATCTAGTGAGCGGGCCTTACAGCGGAAAAGGCAGTGGCGAAACGGCCCTGTTCTGGCAAATGCGCGATGCACTCCGACCGGGAGATACCCTGGTGGCAGACTCGTATTACTGCACGTACTGGCTGGTGAGTGCGTGCCGTGCGCGGGGCGTGCAGATTCTGATGAAGAATCATCACCTGCGTGACGATCATCCCCAGAACGCACGGCGGCTGAGCAAACGGGAGCGACTGGTGACCTGGTCACGACCATTGCAACGTCCTGCCTGGATGACCCGTCAGGAATTCTGGCAACAACCGCTGACGCTCACTCTGCGTCTGGTCGATGTGCAGACCAATCAGCCGGGGTATCGCGCCAAAACGTTTACGATTGCCACCAGCATCACAGATCGGAAAGCATCCCCGGCGCGCTGGATCGCCGCCATGTATCAAAGCCGCTGGCTGATCGAACTGGATATTCGCAGCATCAAGTGTTCGCTGGGTATGGATATTCTGCGTGCGAAGTCTCCGGACATGGTGCTCACCGAACTCTGGTCGTGCCTGCTGGCGTACAATCTGATTCGGTTCAAAATGCTGCAAAGCAGTCTCTCAACAGACCGTGATCCGCGTTCCCTCTCGTTTGCCACCACGCAACAGATGCTGGCTGCCAGTTGGTTGTTGGGAGCCGTCACGAAGCTCACGGATGAGTTGGTTGCACTCGGACAACAGGTCCCCAGCAGCGAACGTGTGGGGCATCGCACTGGTCGAACAGAACCCAGAGCCAATAAACGCCGCACCAAAGTGCTGGCTTTGCTGAAGCAACCAAGATACCATTACCATCAACAAAGGAGGACGATCGTATGA
- a CDS encoding cold-shock protein — protein sequence MAEGTIKKVMQNGFGFIDTASGKDLFFHSSNLEGLTFEELQEGQRVSYTEGSGPKGPCAENVRPI from the coding sequence ATGGCAGAAGGCACGATTAAAAAAGTGATGCAGAATGGTTTTGGATTTATCGACACCGCAAGCGGCAAGGACTTGTTTTTCCACTCGTCGAACCTCGAAGGATTGACATTCGAAGAACTCCAGGAAGGACAACGCGTGTCATACACCGAAGGAAGTGGACCGAAAGGCCCCTGTGCCGAAAACGTCAGGCCCATCTGA
- a CDS encoding Gfo/Idh/MocA family protein: MPTSRHITRRNFLQGAAFAGAASIFCPSADRAFGYQSPNDRPVFATIGLRNQGWAITSKSFKFADFAALADVDSNVLADNVEKTKKKQGKKPDSYKDYRKVLDRKDIDAVMIATPDHWHTKIAVEAMLAGKDVYCEKPLTLTIDEGKLIEKVVKQTGRVFQVGTMQRSESGQRFLQAVALVNDGRIGKVKKVTCGINGMSASPVIPKASVPEGLDYEFWLGPAPKVDYRALPEMRKGYGGGVPLYSNCHYSFRNWHEYSGGKLTDWGAHHVDIACWALGASDTGPSKITPLEFSLPVEYKDGNPVVQDQYNAATKFKIQVDMPDDVEMIITSEGDNGILFEGTKGRFFVNRGKIVGAPVEALKDNPLPEGAIEKVYGGKVSANHTANFIEGMNSRKQPISDVWSHNRMLEICHLSNIAMRLDRGLKWDPVKREVIGDDQANSFLSRENRKGYEINM, translated from the coding sequence ATGCCTACATCTCGACACATAACGCGCCGCAATTTTCTTCAGGGAGCTGCCTTTGCAGGGGCTGCCAGTATTTTCTGCCCTTCTGCTGATCGTGCTTTCGGTTACCAGTCACCGAACGACCGGCCCGTCTTTGCAACCATTGGCCTGCGGAACCAGGGCTGGGCGATTACTTCAAAGTCATTTAAATTTGCTGATTTCGCGGCACTCGCTGATGTCGATTCGAACGTTCTTGCAGACAACGTCGAAAAAACGAAGAAGAAACAGGGTAAGAAGCCGGACTCCTACAAAGACTATCGAAAAGTCCTCGATCGAAAAGACATCGATGCCGTCATGATTGCGACACCCGATCATTGGCATACCAAGATTGCGGTAGAAGCAATGCTCGCAGGCAAAGACGTCTACTGCGAAAAACCATTGACGCTGACGATTGATGAAGGCAAGTTGATCGAGAAAGTTGTGAAGCAGACAGGCCGGGTCTTCCAGGTCGGTACGATGCAGCGATCGGAATCGGGACAGCGGTTCCTGCAGGCCGTCGCGCTGGTGAATGATGGTCGCATCGGGAAGGTTAAAAAAGTAACCTGCGGCATCAATGGGATGTCGGCTTCCCCGGTCATTCCGAAAGCATCTGTTCCTGAAGGTCTCGACTACGAGTTCTGGCTGGGGCCGGCACCAAAAGTAGATTACCGGGCACTGCCTGAAATGCGGAAGGGGTATGGCGGCGGCGTTCCGCTTTATAGTAATTGTCATTATTCTTTCCGTAACTGGCATGAATACTCCGGCGGGAAACTGACCGACTGGGGCGCACATCATGTCGACATTGCCTGTTGGGCACTTGGCGCCAGTGACACGGGGCCAAGCAAAATTACACCACTGGAATTTTCGTTGCCGGTGGAATACAAGGATGGGAATCCGGTTGTTCAAGATCAGTACAACGCTGCTACCAAATTCAAAATCCAAGTCGATATGCCTGATGATGTCGAAATGATTATCACCAGCGAAGGCGATAACGGCATTCTCTTCGAAGGTACGAAAGGTCGGTTCTTCGTTAACCGTGGCAAGATTGTTGGGGCGCCTGTCGAAGCCCTGAAAGACAATCCGTTGCCGGAAGGTGCCATTGAAAAAGTTTATGGCGGCAAAGTCAGTGCGAATCATACCGCGAACTTCATCGAAGGTATGAATTCCCGCAAGCAGCCGATTTCCGATGTCTGGTCGCATAACCGGATGCTGGAGATCTGTCATCTCTCGAACATCGCCATGCGTCTGGACCGAGGGCTCAAATGGGATCCGGTCAAACGAGAAGTGATCGGCGACGATCAGGCCAACTCGTTCCTCTCACGAGAAAATCGTAAAGGTTACGAAATCAACATGTAA
- a CDS encoding DUF7691 family protein codes for MNNMLVGSRKMGYSTSLYAVDIAELVAAIGSEDSALLAKLRAATNEESDNDEVQPESDIASLNPDSTLRIVHESIHLDDHPITVDEVTTALSGVGIIILEIVIHIPSHTQEDVLMAIHECFPNSGIEKILIRYECEDPELAKYSSPGPFLFRPLPDEEEEDDEIEPLIASFTHVSHDAISDLVSGNLARTDSTHGSALELLCHVLGIRLGDGGMIGDLSPLDLGLPLEHVRPPIPILTHGDFPMISHLTAQETAQEAKRLSELSMDFPDDPDIEEARLIIRTCLDTATAQSRGIVSFYQ; via the coding sequence ATGAATAACATGTTAGTAGGCAGCCGTAAGATGGGATATTCCACGTCGCTTTATGCTGTAGACATTGCGGAATTGGTTGCCGCAATCGGTTCGGAAGACTCTGCGCTTCTAGCGAAACTGCGTGCTGCCACCAATGAAGAATCTGATAATGACGAGGTGCAACCGGAGTCTGACATAGCGTCACTGAACCCTGATTCCACTCTTCGCATCGTTCATGAAAGCATCCACCTCGACGATCACCCCATCACTGTTGACGAAGTGACGACAGCGCTGAGCGGGGTGGGGATCATTATTCTCGAAATCGTTATACACATTCCATCACATACCCAGGAAGATGTATTGATGGCGATTCATGAGTGTTTCCCCAACTCAGGTATCGAGAAGATCCTCATTCGTTACGAATGCGAAGATCCAGAACTAGCCAAGTATTCGTCTCCGGGACCGTTCTTGTTTCGTCCGTTACCTGACGAAGAGGAGGAAGATGATGAAATAGAACCCTTGATTGCTTCATTCACTCACGTTTCTCACGATGCAATCTCTGACCTTGTATCTGGCAATCTTGCTCGTACCGACTCGACGCACGGATCAGCACTTGAACTCCTCTGTCATGTGCTGGGCATTCGGCTTGGGGACGGCGGTATGATTGGTGACCTATCGCCACTAGACTTGGGCTTGCCTCTTGAGCACGTTCGTCCCCCAATTCCTATTTTGACTCATGGCGACTTTCCCATGATAAGCCATCTCACCGCACAAGAAACTGCGCAGGAAGCCAAGAGACTTTCCGAGCTTAGTATGGATTTCCCAGATGATCCGGACATTGAAGAAGCCAGATTAATCATCCGGACATGTCTGGATACTGCGACTGCGCAAAGCCGTGGCATCGTGTCGTTCTACCAATAG